A portion of the Pseudomonas koreensis genome contains these proteins:
- a CDS encoding MFS transporter — MRWATYFAVLASVLSVGLALGVSMPLVSLRLEGWGYGSFAIGVMAAMPAIGVLLGAKISSHLAAYFGTANLMRLCLWAGALSIGLLALLPSYPIWLLLRLLIGVILTIVFILGESWINQLVVEQWRGRLVALYGSSYALSQLSGPLLLGALGTEHDYGFWVGVGLLTLSPFLLLGRSGAPSSEANSVTFGDLWGFARELPAIAWAVSLFAAFEAMILTLLPVYCLQQGFTAEIALAMVSTVVVGDALLQLPIGALADYLSRRTLFAGCAVVLMLSSLAIPVLLDTLLIWPLWVLFGASAGGLFTLSLILIGERYRDDALVRANAHIAQLWGVGCLVGPLAAGAGSQWINGHALPLLMAAGAFGLVILLLRQGAFGTTQTA; from the coding sequence ATGCGGTGGGCGACGTATTTCGCCGTGTTGGCGTCTGTCTTGAGTGTCGGCCTGGCCCTGGGGGTCAGCATGCCGCTGGTGTCGTTGCGCCTGGAGGGCTGGGGCTACGGCTCGTTCGCCATCGGTGTGATGGCGGCAATGCCGGCGATCGGCGTACTGCTGGGGGCGAAGATTTCCAGCCATCTCGCTGCGTATTTCGGCACGGCGAATCTGATGCGTCTGTGTCTGTGGGCCGGGGCATTGTCGATCGGCCTGCTGGCGCTGCTGCCGAGTTATCCGATCTGGTTGCTGCTACGGTTGCTGATCGGTGTGATCCTGACCATCGTGTTCATCCTCGGCGAGAGCTGGATCAATCAGCTGGTGGTCGAGCAGTGGCGCGGGCGTCTGGTGGCGCTGTATGGCAGCAGCTATGCGCTGAGCCAGCTGTCCGGTCCGTTGCTGCTGGGTGCGCTGGGTACCGAGCATGATTACGGTTTCTGGGTCGGGGTCGGTCTGCTGACGCTCTCGCCTTTCCTGCTGCTGGGGCGCAGCGGCGCGCCGAGCAGTGAGGCCAACAGCGTGACGTTTGGCGATCTGTGGGGCTTTGCCCGGGAGTTGCCGGCGATTGCCTGGGCGGTGTCGTTGTTCGCTGCGTTCGAGGCGATGATCCTGACGCTGCTGCCGGTGTACTGCCTGCAACAGGGGTTCACCGCCGAAATCGCCTTGGCCATGGTCAGCACCGTAGTAGTGGGCGATGCGCTGTTGCAATTGCCGATTGGCGCATTGGCCGATTACCTGTCGCGGCGCACGCTGTTTGCCGGGTGCGCGGTGGTGTTGATGCTGTCGAGTCTGGCCATTCCAGTGTTGCTCGACACACTGCTGATCTGGCCGCTGTGGGTGCTGTTCGGCGCCAGTGCCGGCGGCTTGTTCACCCTGTCGCTGATCCTGATCGGCGAGCGCTACCGTGACGATGCGCTGGTGCGCGCCAATGCGCATATCGCGCAGTTGTGGGGTGTCGGTTGTCTGGTCGGGCCGTTGGCGGCGGGGGCAGGCAGTCAGTGGATCAATGGGCATGCACTGCCGCTGTTGATGGCAGCGGGGGCTTTCGGGTTGGTGATTTTGTTGTTGCGCCAAGGGGCATTCGGCACAACGCAGACTGCTTGA
- a CDS encoding DUF1127 domain-containing protein — protein MNGLSDVRLTLHSQELAAGQKDSARNLLRNAPSGLSRWGLFWHRLHTRKALLELTPEQLKDVGLTLEQAREEGLKPFWRI, from the coding sequence ATGAACGGCTTGAGCGATGTGCGGCTGACGTTACACAGTCAGGAACTGGCGGCAGGGCAGAAGGACAGCGCGCGCAATCTGCTGCGTAACGCACCGTCCGGCCTCAGTCGCTGGGGCCTGTTCTGGCATCGTCTGCACACGCGCAAGGCGTTGCTGGAATTGACGCCGGAACAGCTCAAGGATGTCGGGCTGACACTGGAGCAGGCGCGGGAGGAGGGGTTGAAGCCGTTCTGGCGGATCTGA
- the alr gene encoding alanine racemase codes for MRPARALIDLQALRHNYRIAREVTGAKALAVIKADAYGHGAVRCAQALEAEADGFAVACIEEALELRAAGIRAPLLLLEGFFEADELALIVEHDFWCVVHSLWQLEAIEQAALSKPITVWLKLDSGMHRVGLHPKDYPSAYQRLLASGKVAKIVLMSHFARADELHAQSSADQVAVFEAARKGLAAEVSLRNSPAVLGWPEIKSDWVRPGIMLYGATPFEEANAVAERLQPVMTLESKVISVRELPAGEPIGYGARFITDKPMRIGVVAMGYADGYPRQAPTGTPVLVAGKRSRLLGRVSMDMLCIDLTDVPEAGLGSDVELWGKNILASDVAKWADTIPYQIFCNLRRVPRLYSEG; via the coding sequence ATGCGTCCTGCCCGTGCCCTGATCGATCTTCAAGCCCTGCGTCACAACTACCGAATTGCCCGTGAAGTCACCGGTGCCAAAGCGCTTGCGGTGATCAAGGCGGACGCCTACGGCCATGGCGCGGTGCGTTGCGCCCAGGCACTGGAAGCCGAGGCGGACGGTTTTGCCGTGGCGTGCATCGAAGAAGCACTGGAGCTGCGCGCTGCCGGGATTCGTGCGCCGCTACTGCTGCTGGAAGGTTTCTTCGAAGCTGACGAGCTGGCGTTGATCGTCGAGCATGATTTCTGGTGCGTGGTGCATTCGCTGTGGCAGCTCGAAGCGATCGAGCAGGCGGCGCTGAGCAAACCGATTACGGTGTGGCTCAAGCTCGATTCCGGCATGCACCGTGTCGGCCTGCATCCGAAAGATTATCCATCGGCCTATCAGCGTCTGCTGGCCAGCGGCAAAGTGGCCAAGATCGTTTTAATGAGCCACTTCGCCCGCGCCGATGAACTGCATGCGCAAAGCAGTGCCGACCAGGTGGCAGTGTTCGAAGCGGCGCGTAAGGGCCTGGCGGCGGAAGTCAGCCTGCGCAACTCGCCAGCCGTGCTCGGCTGGCCAGAAATCAAAAGCGATTGGGTACGCCCGGGCATCATGCTTTACGGCGCGACCCCGTTCGAAGAAGCCAACGCAGTGGCCGAACGCCTGCAACCGGTGATGACCCTCGAATCGAAAGTCATCAGCGTGCGTGAATTGCCGGCCGGCGAACCGATCGGCTATGGCGCCAGATTCATCACCGACAAACCCATGCGCATCGGCGTGGTCGCCATGGGTTACGCCGACGGCTACCCGCGTCAGGCGCCGACCGGCACGCCGGTGCTGGTGGCCGGCAAGCGCAGCCGCCTGCTAGGCCGCGTGTCGATGGACATGCTCTGCATCGACCTGACCGATGTACCGGAAGCCGGCCTCGGTTCTGACGTCGAGTTATGGGGCAAGAACATCCTCGCCAGCGATGTGGCGAAGTGGGCCGATACCATCCCTTACCAGATCTTCTGTAACCTGCGTCGGGTGCCGAGGCTCTATTCCGAGGGTTGA
- a CDS encoding PLP-dependent aminotransferase family protein has product MTLYVNLAELLGTRIEQGFYRPGDRLPSVRALSVEHGVSLSTVQQAYRVLEDSGLATPKPKSGYFVPVGRELPELPAIGRPAQRPVEISQWDQVLELIRAVPRKDVVQLGRGMPDVGSPTMKPLLRGLARISRRQDMPGLYYDNIHGNLELREQIARLMLDSGCQLSASDLVITTGCHEALSTSIHAVCEPGDIVAVDSPSFHGAMQTLKGLGMKALEIPTDPLTGISLDALELALEQWPIKAIQLTPNCNNPLGYVMPESRKRALLTLAQRFDVAIIEDDVYGELAYTYPRPRTIKSFDEDGRVLLCSSFSKTLAPGLRIGWVAPGRYLERVLHMKYISTGSTAPQPQIAIAEFIKAGHFEPHLRRMRMQYQRNRDAMIDWVTRYFPAGTRASRPQGSFMLWVELPEGFDTLKLNRALHDQGVQIAVGSIFSASGKYRNCLRMNYAAKPTAQIEEAVRKVGAAAIRLLAETD; this is encoded by the coding sequence ATGACTCTGTATGTAAACCTCGCCGAATTGCTCGGCACCCGCATCGAACAAGGCTTCTATCGCCCCGGCGATCGCTTGCCGTCAGTGCGTGCACTGAGCGTTGAACACGGAGTCAGCCTGAGCACGGTGCAGCAGGCCTATCGCGTGCTTGAAGACAGCGGTCTGGCCACGCCAAAACCCAAGTCCGGCTATTTCGTGCCCGTTGGCCGCGAACTGCCGGAATTGCCGGCGATCGGCCGCCCGGCGCAACGACCGGTGGAGATTTCGCAGTGGGATCAGGTGCTGGAATTGATCCGCGCCGTACCGCGCAAAGACGTTGTGCAGTTGGGCCGCGGCATGCCCGACGTCGGCTCGCCGACCATGAAACCATTGCTGCGTGGACTGGCACGGATCAGTCGGCGGCAGGATATGCCCGGTCTGTATTACGACAACATCCACGGCAACCTCGAACTGCGCGAACAGATCGCGCGCCTGATGCTCGATTCCGGCTGTCAGTTGAGCGCCAGCGATCTGGTGATCACCACTGGCTGCCACGAGGCGCTGTCCACCAGCATCCACGCGGTCTGCGAGCCGGGTGACATCGTCGCGGTGGACTCGCCGAGCTTCCACGGCGCCATGCAGACCCTCAAAGGCCTCGGCATGAAAGCCCTGGAAATCCCTACCGACCCGCTCACCGGCATCAGCCTCGACGCACTTGAACTGGCTCTGGAACAATGGCCGATCAAGGCCATTCAGCTCACCCCCAACTGCAACAACCCGCTCGGTTACGTCATGCCCGAGTCGCGCAAACGCGCGTTGTTGACCCTGGCCCAGCGTTTCGACGTGGCGATCATCGAGGACGATGTGTATGGCGAACTGGCCTATACCTACCCGCGCCCGCGCACGATCAAATCCTTCGACGAAGACGGCCGCGTGTTGCTCTGCAGCTCGTTCTCCAAGACCCTGGCGCCGGGGCTGCGCATAGGTTGGGTGGCTCCCGGCCGATATCTCGAGCGCGTGCTGCACATGAAATACATCAGCACCGGATCCACCGCGCCACAACCGCAGATCGCCATTGCCGAATTCATCAAGGCCGGCCATTTCGAGCCGCACCTGCGGCGCATGCGCATGCAGTACCAGCGCAATCGCGATGCGATGATCGACTGGGTGACCCGCTACTTTCCCGCCGGCACCCGCGCCAGTCGCCCGCAGGGCAGCTTCATGCTCTGGGTGGAGCTGCCGGAAGGTTTCGACACGCTGAAACTGAATCGCGCGCTGCACGATCAAGGCGTACAGATTGCCGTCGGCAGCATCTTTTCCGCCTCGGGCAAATACCGCAATTGTCTGCGGATGAACTACGCTGCCAAACCAACAGCGCAGATCGAAGAAGCGGTGCGCAAGGTCGGTGCCGCGGCAATCAGATTACTCGCTGAGACCGACTGA
- a CDS encoding NAD(P)/FAD-dependent oxidoreductase — MTARAQTTASQPHVASYYAASSLPQPDHPVLQGEVAADVCVVGGGFSGLNTALELAERGFSVVLLEAHRIGWGASGRNGGQLIRGVGHGLDQFANVIGADGVREMKLMGLEAVEIVRQRVERFGIACDLTWGYCDLANKASDLEGFAEDAEELRGLGYRYETRLLQANEMHTVVGSKRYVGGLIDMGSGHLHPLNLALGEAAAAQQLGVQLFERSAVTRIDYGPEVKVHTAQGSVRAKTLVLGCNAYLNDLNPQLSGKVLPAGSYIIATEPLSEEQAHDLLPQNMAVCDQRVALDYYRLSADRRLLFGGACHYSGRDPKDIGAYMQPKMLEVFPQLAGVKIDYQWGGMIGIGANRLPQIGRLADQPNVYYAQAYSGHGVNATHLAGKLLAEAISGQHGGGFDLFAKVPHITFPGGKHLRSPLLALGMLWHRLKELV, encoded by the coding sequence ATGACCGCCCGCGCCCAGACCACCGCGAGCCAGCCCCACGTTGCCTCTTATTACGCCGCCAGCAGCTTGCCGCAGCCCGACCATCCTGTGTTGCAAGGCGAGGTGGCGGCTGATGTCTGCGTCGTCGGCGGCGGCTTTTCCGGGTTGAACACGGCATTGGAGCTGGCCGAACGCGGCTTCAGCGTAGTGTTGCTGGAAGCGCACAGGATTGGCTGGGGCGCCAGCGGTCGCAACGGCGGGCAGTTGATTCGCGGCGTCGGTCACGGCCTCGATCAGTTCGCCAATGTCATCGGGGCCGATGGCGTGCGCGAGATGAAACTTATGGGCCTTGAAGCCGTGGAGATTGTTCGCCAACGTGTCGAGCGTTTCGGCATTGCCTGCGACCTGACCTGGGGCTACTGCGACCTCGCCAACAAAGCTTCTGATCTTGAGGGTTTTGCCGAAGACGCCGAAGAACTGCGCGGCCTCGGTTACCGCTACGAAACCCGTCTGCTACAGGCCAACGAAATGCACACCGTGGTCGGTTCGAAACGCTACGTTGGCGGCCTGATCGACATGGGCTCCGGGCATCTGCACCCGCTGAATCTGGCGCTGGGCGAAGCGGCCGCGGCGCAGCAACTGGGCGTGCAGTTGTTCGAACGTTCGGCGGTGACGCGCATCGATTACGGCCCGGAAGTGAAGGTGCACACGGCGCAGGGCTCGGTGCGGGCGAAGACTCTGGTGCTGGGCTGCAATGCTTATCTCAACGACTTGAATCCGCAACTGAGCGGAAAGGTTCTGCCCGCCGGCAGCTACATCATCGCCACAGAGCCGCTGAGCGAAGAGCAGGCGCATGACCTGCTGCCGCAGAACATGGCGGTCTGCGACCAGCGGGTGGCGCTGGATTACTACCGGCTCTCGGCTGATCGTCGTTTGCTGTTTGGCGGCGCCTGCCATTATTCAGGGCGCGATCCGAAAGACATCGGCGCTTATATGCAGCCGAAGATGCTTGAAGTGTTCCCGCAATTGGCCGGGGTGAAAATCGATTATCAGTGGGGCGGGATGATCGGCATCGGCGCCAACCGTTTGCCGCAGATTGGCCGGCTCGCCGACCAGCCGAACGTGTATTACGCCCAGGCCTATTCCGGGCATGGGGTGAATGCCACGCACCTGGCCGGCAAGCTGTTGGCTGAGGCGATCAGCGGGCAGCATGGCGGCGGCTTTGATCTGTTCGCCAAGGTGCCGCACATCACCTTCCCCGGCGGCAAGCATTTGCGCTCGCCGTTGTTGGCGTTGGGAATGTTGTGGCATCGGCTTAAAGAGTTGGTCTGA
- a CDS encoding RidA family protein, which yields MSIQRQLTNERMSQIVSHNGIVYLAGQVGDDFDAGIEQQTRDVLANIERLLDLAGTDKQHLLSATIYLNDIDAHFAGMNSVWDQWLPKGAAPARATVEAKMAKPSILVEISIVAALP from the coding sequence ATGTCAATCCAGCGCCAGCTCACCAATGAGCGCATGAGTCAGATCGTCAGCCACAACGGCATCGTGTATCTGGCCGGGCAGGTCGGGGACGACTTCGACGCCGGAATTGAACAGCAGACCCGCGACGTGCTCGCCAATATCGAGCGCCTGCTCGATCTGGCCGGGACGGACAAGCAGCATCTGTTGTCGGCGACGATCTACCTGAACGACATCGACGCTCACTTCGCCGGGATGAACTCAGTGTGGGATCAATGGCTGCCGAAAGGCGCCGCGCCGGCCCGCGCCACCGTCGAAGCGAAGATGGCCAAGCCGAGCATTCTGGTGGAGATCTCCATCGTCGCCGCGCTGCCATAA
- a CDS encoding c-type cytochrome: protein MKMLAAPATVLALWAVSAQAATNDEIAKRLEPVGQVCVQGQECKGMEVAATAGGGGGAKAPKDVIAKHCNACHGTGLLGAPKIGDKAAWKERADHQGGLDGILAKAITGINAMPPKGTCADCSDEELKGAIKEMSGL, encoded by the coding sequence ATGAAAATGCTGGCTGCACCAGCAACCGTACTGGCCCTCTGGGCTGTCAGCGCTCAAGCTGCGACGAATGACGAAATCGCCAAACGCCTCGAGCCCGTCGGCCAGGTATGTGTTCAAGGGCAGGAATGCAAAGGTATGGAGGTGGCTGCGACCGCAGGCGGCGGTGGCGGGGCGAAGGCACCTAAAGACGTGATCGCCAAGCACTGCAACGCTTGCCACGGCACGGGCCTGCTCGGCGCGCCGAAAATCGGCGACAAGGCCGCCTGGAAAGAGCGCGCCGATCACCAGGGTGGTCTGGACGGCATCCTTGCCAAGGCCATCACCGGCATCAATGCCATGCCGCCAAAGGGCACCTGCGCCGATTGCTCCGATGAAGAGCTCAAGGGTGCGATCAAAGAGATGTCCGGGCTGTAA
- a CDS encoding Lrp/AsnC ligand binding domain-containing protein, producing MRTNTQTKRELDKIDRNILRILQADGRISFTELGEKVGLSTTPCTERVRRLEREGIIMGYNARLNPQHLKGSLLVFVEISLDYKSGDTFEEFRRAVLKLPHVLECHLVSGDFDYLVKARISEMASYRKLLGDILLKLPHVRESKSYIVMEEVKESLCLPIPD from the coding sequence ATGCGTACCAACACTCAGACCAAACGTGAGCTGGACAAGATCGACCGCAACATCCTGCGCATCCTGCAGGCGGACGGGCGGATTTCCTTTACCGAACTTGGGGAAAAGGTCGGCCTCTCGACCACGCCATGCACCGAGCGCGTGCGGCGTCTGGAGCGCGAAGGAATCATCATGGGCTATAACGCCCGGCTCAATCCGCAGCATTTGAAAGGTAGCTTGCTGGTGTTTGTCGAGATCAGTCTCGATTACAAATCCGGAGACACATTCGAGGAATTCCGCCGCGCGGTGCTGAAGCTGCCGCATGTGCTGGAGTGCCATTTGGTCTCAGGGGATTTCGACTATCTGGTGAAGGCGCGGATTTCCGAGATGGCCTCGTACCGCAAATTGCTCGGCGACATTCTGTTGAAGCTGCCGCATGTGCGTGAGTCGAAGAGCTATATCGTCATGGAAGAGGTGAAAGAGAGCCTCTGCCTGCCGATTCCGGACTGA
- a CDS encoding cupin domain-containing protein produces the protein MDVGERLQSIRKLKGLSQRELAKRAGVTNSTISMIEKNSVSPSISSLRKVLGGIPMSMVEFFSEEILQDQPTQIVYKANELIDISDGAVTMKLVGRAHPSRAIAFLNEIYPPGADTGEEMLTHEGEETGILVEGRLELVVGLETFILEAGDSYYFESTKPHRFRNPFDVPARLISAATPANF, from the coding sequence TTGGACGTCGGTGAACGACTGCAATCGATCCGCAAGCTCAAAGGGCTTTCCCAGCGTGAACTCGCCAAACGCGCGGGCGTCACCAACAGCACCATTTCGATGATCGAAAAGAACAGCGTCAGCCCTTCGATCAGTTCGCTAAGAAAGGTGCTCGGCGGCATCCCCATGTCCATGGTCGAGTTCTTTTCCGAAGAGATCCTGCAGGACCAACCGACCCAGATCGTCTACAAGGCCAACGAGCTGATCGACATCTCCGACGGCGCCGTGACCATGAAACTGGTCGGCCGCGCGCACCCGAGCCGCGCTATCGCCTTCCTCAACGAAATCTACCCGCCGGGCGCCGACACTGGCGAAGAAATGCTCACCCACGAAGGTGAAGAAACCGGGATTCTGGTGGAAGGTCGCCTCGAGCTGGTGGTGGGTCTGGAAACTTTTATCCTCGAAGCTGGCGACAGCTACTATTTTGAAAGTACCAAGCCGCATCGTTTCCGTAATCCGTTCGACGTTCCGGCGCGACTAATCAGCGCAGCCACGCCGGCGAATTTCTGA
- a CDS encoding YkgJ family cysteine cluster protein: MSCNSQKIRTLRQQIPTFDCVPGCHDCCGPVTTSPEEMARLPRKTRAEQDAALEELNCVHLGPNGCTVYEERPLICRLFGTTKTLPCPNERRPVELIHPRVEKQIFEYMAANRQVLV, from the coding sequence ATGAGCTGCAACAGCCAGAAAATCCGCACCCTGCGTCAGCAGATCCCGACGTTCGACTGCGTGCCGGGCTGCCACGACTGCTGCGGGCCGGTGACCACCTCGCCCGAAGAGATGGCGCGACTGCCGCGCAAGACCCGCGCCGAGCAGGATGCGGCGCTGGAAGAACTCAACTGTGTGCACCTGGGGCCGAATGGCTGCACGGTGTATGAAGAGCGACCGCTGATTTGTCGATTGTTTGGCACCACCAAGACCCTGCCATGCCCGAACGAGCGGCGACCGGTGGAGTTGATTCATCCGCGGGTGGAAAAGCAGATATTCGAATACATGGCGGCGAATCGGCAGGTATTAGTTTGA
- a CDS encoding phospholipase D family protein, producing the protein MSFRQPLLALLILASILSGCACLDVPREPSQALPASQSSFGRSIQAQAAPYKGQSGFRLLSDSGEAFTARAELIRHAQVSLDLQYYIVHDGISTRMLVEEVLKAADRGVRVRILLDDTTSDGLDQIIATLAAHPQIQIRLFNPLHLGRSTGVTRAAGRLFNLSVQHRRMHNKLWLADNSAAIVGGRNLGDEYFDAEPNLNFTDIDMLSIGPVAEQLGHSFDQYWNSALSKPIDEFLSSQPTAADLQNTRTRLEESLEETRKQNHALYQQLMKFTTDPRMDIWRKELIWAWNQALWDAPSKVLSKGEPDPHLLLTTQLAPELTGVSKELIMISAYFVPGQPGLVYLTGRADAGVSVRLLTNSLEATDVPAVHGGYAPYRKALLEHGVKLYELRRQPGDNYGSGPRVFYSRSYRGSDSSLHSKAMIFDRRKSFIGSFNFDPRSVLWNTEVGVLVDSPELAEHVRALALQGMAPTLSYQAKLEDGKVVWVTEDNGQMHTLTKEPGSWWRRFNSWFSTSVGLERML; encoded by the coding sequence GTGAGCTTCAGACAGCCCCTACTCGCTTTACTGATACTCGCCTCGATCCTCAGCGGCTGCGCCTGCCTTGATGTACCGCGCGAACCGAGCCAGGCTTTGCCTGCTTCGCAATCCAGCTTCGGCCGTTCGATCCAGGCGCAGGCCGCGCCCTACAAGGGGCAGTCCGGGTTTCGCCTGCTCTCCGATAGCGGCGAGGCGTTTACTGCCAGGGCCGAGCTGATTCGTCACGCCCAGGTCAGCCTCGATTTGCAGTACTACATCGTCCACGACGGCATCAGCACGCGGATGCTGGTGGAGGAAGTGCTTAAGGCTGCCGACCGTGGGGTGCGCGTGCGCATCCTGCTCGACGACACCACCAGCGACGGCCTCGACCAGATCATCGCCACCCTGGCGGCGCATCCGCAGATCCAGATTCGCTTGTTCAATCCGTTGCACCTGGGGCGCAGCACCGGCGTCACGCGTGCGGCCGGGCGACTGTTCAATCTGTCCGTGCAGCATCGGCGCATGCACAACAAGTTGTGGCTGGCGGACAACAGCGCGGCCATCGTCGGCGGGCGCAATCTGGGCGATGAGTATTTCGACGCCGAACCCAACCTGAATTTCACCGACATCGACATGCTCAGCATCGGCCCGGTGGCCGAGCAGCTCGGGCACAGTTTCGATCAGTACTGGAACAGTGCGCTGAGCAAGCCGATCGACGAATTCCTCTCCAGCCAGCCGACCGCCGCCGATCTGCAAAACACGCGCACGCGCCTGGAAGAGTCGCTGGAAGAAACCCGCAAGCAGAACCACGCGCTGTATCAGCAGTTGATGAAGTTCACCACCGACCCGCGCATGGACATCTGGCGTAAAGAGCTGATCTGGGCGTGGAACCAGGCCCTGTGGGATGCGCCGAGCAAGGTGTTGTCCAAGGGCGAACCCGATCCGCACCTGCTGCTGACCACGCAACTGGCGCCGGAACTGACCGGCGTGAGCAAAGAGCTGATCATGATCTCCGCGTACTTCGTGCCGGGTCAGCCGGGGCTGGTCTACCTGACCGGGCGCGCCGATGCCGGGGTCTCCGTGAGGCTGCTGACCAATTCGCTGGAGGCCACCGACGTGCCGGCGGTGCATGGCGGTTACGCGCCTTATCGCAAGGCGTTGCTTGAACACGGGGTGAAACTCTATGAACTGCGCCGTCAGCCTGGGGATAACTATGGCAGCGGTCCGCGGGTGTTCTACAGCCGCTCGTATCGCGGCTCGGATTCCAGCCTGCACAGCAAGGCGATGATTTTCGATCGGCGCAAATCGTTTATCGGCTCGTTCAATTTCGACCCGCGCTCGGTGTTGTGGAACACCGAAGTCGGCGTCCTGGTCGACAGTCCGGAACTGGCCGAGCACGTGCGCGCACTGGCGCTGCAAGGCATGGCGCCGACCCTGAGCTATCAGGCAAAACTTGAGGACGGCAAGGTCGTCTGGGTCACCGAGGACAACGGCCAGATGCATACCCTGACCAAGGAACCGGGGAGCTGGTGGCGGCGCTTCAACTCATGGTTCAGCACCAGCGTCGGCCTGGAGCGGATGCTGTAA
- the dadA gene encoding D-amino acid dehydrogenase, with the protein MRVMVLGSGVIGTASAYYLARAGFEVVVVDRQPAAAMETSFANAGQVSPGYASPWAAPGVPLKAIKWLLQRHAPLAIKATADIDQYLWMAQMVRNCTASRYAVNKERMVRLSEYSRDCLDELRAETGIAYEGRSLGTTQLFRTQAQLDNAAKDIAVLKESGVPFEVLDRAGIARVEPALAGVTDILAGALRLPNDQTGDCQMFTTRLAEMARKLGVEFRFGQDIQKLDYAGDRINGVWIDGKLETADRYVLALGSYSPQLLKPLGIKAPVYPLKGYSLTVPITDPAMAPTSTILDETYKVAITRFDNRIRVGGMAEIAGFDLSLNPRRRETLEMIVNDLYPQGGNLAEASFWTGLRPTTPDGTPIVGATPFKNLFLNTGHGTLGWTMACGSGRLLADLMAKKKPQISAEGLDISRYGNKTQESAKHVNPAPAHQ; encoded by the coding sequence ATGCGCGTCATGGTCTTGGGTAGCGGCGTCATCGGTACCGCCAGTGCTTACTATCTGGCGCGTGCCGGGTTTGAAGTGGTGGTGGTCGACCGGCAGCCTGCTGCGGCCATGGAAACCAGTTTCGCCAACGCCGGCCAGGTCTCGCCGGGTTACGCCTCGCCGTGGGCCGCCCCGGGCGTGCCGCTCAAGGCGATCAAGTGGCTGCTTCAGCGCCACGCGCCATTGGCGATCAAGGCCACCGCCGACATCGATCAGTACCTGTGGATGGCGCAAATGGTGCGCAACTGCACCGCCAGCCGTTACGCGGTGAACAAGGAGCGCATGGTGCGTCTGTCCGAGTACAGCCGTGACTGCCTCGATGAGTTGCGCGCCGAAACCGGCATTGCGTACGAAGGTCGCAGCCTCGGTACTACGCAGTTGTTCCGGACTCAGGCGCAGTTGGATAACGCCGCCAAGGACATCGCCGTGCTGAAAGAATCCGGCGTGCCGTTTGAAGTTCTCGACCGCGCCGGCATCGCCCGCGTCGAACCGGCTTTGGCAGGCGTCACCGACATTCTTGCCGGCGCACTGCGTCTACCCAATGACCAGACCGGCGACTGCCAGATGTTCACTACTCGCCTCGCCGAAATGGCGCGCAAGCTCGGCGTGGAATTCCGTTTCGGCCAGGACATCCAGAAACTCGATTACGCCGGGGATCGCATCAACGGTGTGTGGATTGACGGCAAACTGGAAACCGCTGACCGCTACGTGCTGGCGCTCGGCAGCTACTCGCCGCAACTGCTCAAGCCGCTCGGCATCAAGGCTCCGGTGTATCCGCTCAAGGGCTACTCGCTGACCGTGCCGATCACCGATCCGGCTATGGCGCCGACTTCAACCATTCTCGACGAGACCTACAAGGTCGCGATCACCCGTTTCGACAACCGCATTCGCGTTGGCGGCATGGCCGAGATTGCCGGTTTTGACCTGTCGCTCAACCCGCGTCGACGCGAAACCCTGGAGATGATCGTCAACGACCTTTATCCTCAGGGCGGCAATCTGGCCGAGGCGAGTTTCTGGACCGGCCTGCGCCCGACCACGCCGGACGGCACGCCGATCGTTGGTGCCACGCCATTCAAGAATCTGTTCCTCAACACCGGTCACGGTACGCTCGGCTGGACCATGGCCTGCGGTTCCGGCCGTTTGCTCGCCGACCTGATGGCGAAGAAAAAGCCGCAGATCAGCGCCGAAGGCCTCGATATTTCCCGTTACGGCAACAAGACCCAGGAGTCCGCAAAACATGTCAATCCAGCGCCAGCTCACCAATGA